A genomic region of Castor canadensis chromosome 16, mCasCan1.hap1v2, whole genome shotgun sequence contains the following coding sequences:
- the Shisa7 gene encoding protein shisa-7 isoform X1 has protein sequence MPALLLLGTVVLLASAAGQAGARPSNASSAAPPGPLPALLAHLRRLTGALAGGGGTAGPGANTTRSGPAGGAGAAARAPPPAELCHGYYDVMGQYDATFNCSTGSYRFCCGTCHYRFCCEHRHMRLAQASCSNYDTPRWATTPPPLAGGAGGAGGAGGGPGPGQAGWLEGGRTGGAGGRGGEGPGGSTAYVVCGVISFALAVGVGAKVAFSKASRAPRAHREINVPRALVDILRHQAGPGTRPDRARSSSLTPGLGGSDSMPPRTPKNLYNPVKPSNLDNLHHNYLHLNVNSPKHHAATLDWRAMPPPSPSLHYSTLSCSRSFHNLSHLPPSYEAAVKSELNRYSSLKRLAEKDLDEAYLKRRHLEMPRGTLPLHALRRPGTGGGYRMDGWGGPEELGLAPAPNPRRVMSQEHLLGDGRASRYEFTLPRARLVSQEHLLLSSPEVLRQSREHLLSPPRSPALPPEPTTRAGLAASHSNLLLGPGGPPTPLHGMPPSGLHAHHHHALHGSPQPAWMSDAGGGGGTLARRPPFQRQGTLEQLQFIPGHHLPQHLRTASKNEVTV, from the exons ATGCCGGCCCTCCTGCTGCTCGGGACCGTCGTGTTGCTGGCCTCGGCCGCCGGTCAGGCCGGGGCGCGCCCGTCCAACGCCTCGAGCGCCGCGCCCCCGGGCCCGCTACCCGCGCTGCTGGCGCACCTGCGGCGCCTGACGGGGGCGCTGGCGGGCGGCGGGGGCACGGCGGGCCCCGGAGCCAACACCACCAGGTCGGGACCCGCGGGCGGCGCGGGCGCAGCGGCACGAGCGCCCCCTCCGGCCGAGCTCTGCCACGGCTACTACGACGTCATGGGCCAGTACGACGCCACCTTCAACTGTAGCACCGGCTCCTACCGCTTCTGCTGCGGCACCTGCCACTACCGCTTCTGCTGCGAGCACCGCCACATGCGCCTGGCGCAGGCCTCCTGCTCCAACTACGACACGCCACGATGGGCCACCACGCCGCCGCCGCTAGCTGGGGGCGCTGGGGGCGCCGGGGGTGCGGGCGGAGGGCCAGGGCCTGGCCAGGCCGGGTGGCTGGAAGGGGGCCGGACAGGGGGTGCCGGAGGGCGCGGGGGCGAGGGTCCCGGGGGCAGCACGGCCTACGTGGTGTGCGGGGTCATCAGCTTTGCCCTGGCCGTGGGCGTCGGTGCCAAAGTGGCCTTCAGCAAGGCGTCGCGCGCGCCCAGGGCGCACCGGGAAATCAACGTGCCCAG GGCTCTGGTGGACATTCTGAGGCATCAGGCAGGGCCTGGGACCCGCCCGGACCGGGCCCGAAGCAGCTCCCTGACGCCTGGGTTAGGGGGTTCTGACAGCATGCCCCCTAGGACGCCCAAGAACCTCTACAATCCCGTGAAGCCCTCCAATCTAG ATAACCTGCACCACAACTACCTGCACCTCAACGTCAACAGTCCCAAGCACCACGCAGCCACACTGG ACTGGCGGGCCATGCCACCACCCAGCCCCTCCTTGCACTACTCCACGCTGTCCTGCTCTCGGTCCTTCCACAACCTTTCGCATCTGCCCCCATCCTATGAGGCTGCCGTGAAATCTGAACTGAACCGCTACTCCTCCCTCAAGAGGCTGG CCGAGAAAGATCTGGACGAGGCCTACCTGAAGCGCCGGCACCTGGAGATGCCCCGCGGGACGCTGCCCCTGCACGCACTGCGGCGACCTGGCACCGGGGGCGGCTACCGCATGGATGGCTGGGGTGGCCCAGAGGAGCTGGGCCTGGCACCTGCGCCCAACCCGCGGCGGGTCATGTCCCAGGAGCACCTGCTGGGCGATGGCCGGGCCTCGCGCTATGAGTTTACGCTGCCTCGTGCTCGCCTGGTGTCGCAGGAACACCTGCTCCTGTCCTCACCCGAGGTCCTGCGCCAGAGCCGAGAGCACCTGCTGTCGCCTCCGCGCAGCCCCGCGCTGCCCCCTGAGCCCACCACCCGGGCAGGCCTGGCCGCCTCGCACTCCAACCTGCTGCTGGGGCCTGGGGGGCCCCCCACGCCGCTGCATGGGATGCCACCATCGGGCCTGCACGCCCACCACCACCACGCCCTGCATGGCTCGCCTCAGCCCGCCTGGATGTCTGATGCGGGCGGGGGTGGAGGCACGCTGGCCCGCAGGCCGCCCTTTCAGCGCCAGGGCACCCTGGAGCAGCTGCAGTTCATCCCTGGCCACCACCTGCCCCAGCACTTGCGCACTGCCAGCAAGAATGAGGTGACTGTCTGA
- the Shisa7 gene encoding protein shisa-7 isoform X2 has protein sequence MPALLLLGTVVLLASAAGQAGARPSNASSAAPPGPLPALLAHLRRLTGALAGGGGTAGPGANTTRSGPAGGAGAAARAPPPAELCHGYYDVMGQYDATFNCSTGSYRFCCGTCHYRFCCEHRHMRLAQASCSNYDTPRWATTPPPLAGGAGGAGGAGGGPGPGQAGWLEGGRTGGAGGRGGEGPGGSTAYVVCGVISFALAVGVGAKVAFSKASRAPRAHREINVPRALVDILRHQAGPGTRPDRARSSSLTPGLGGSDSMPPRTPKNLYNPVKPSNLDWRAMPPPSPSLHYSTLSCSRSFHNLSHLPPSYEAAVKSELNRYSSLKRLAEKDLDEAYLKRRHLEMPRGTLPLHALRRPGTGGGYRMDGWGGPEELGLAPAPNPRRVMSQEHLLGDGRASRYEFTLPRARLVSQEHLLLSSPEVLRQSREHLLSPPRSPALPPEPTTRAGLAASHSNLLLGPGGPPTPLHGMPPSGLHAHHHHALHGSPQPAWMSDAGGGGGTLARRPPFQRQGTLEQLQFIPGHHLPQHLRTASKNEVTV, from the exons ATGCCGGCCCTCCTGCTGCTCGGGACCGTCGTGTTGCTGGCCTCGGCCGCCGGTCAGGCCGGGGCGCGCCCGTCCAACGCCTCGAGCGCCGCGCCCCCGGGCCCGCTACCCGCGCTGCTGGCGCACCTGCGGCGCCTGACGGGGGCGCTGGCGGGCGGCGGGGGCACGGCGGGCCCCGGAGCCAACACCACCAGGTCGGGACCCGCGGGCGGCGCGGGCGCAGCGGCACGAGCGCCCCCTCCGGCCGAGCTCTGCCACGGCTACTACGACGTCATGGGCCAGTACGACGCCACCTTCAACTGTAGCACCGGCTCCTACCGCTTCTGCTGCGGCACCTGCCACTACCGCTTCTGCTGCGAGCACCGCCACATGCGCCTGGCGCAGGCCTCCTGCTCCAACTACGACACGCCACGATGGGCCACCACGCCGCCGCCGCTAGCTGGGGGCGCTGGGGGCGCCGGGGGTGCGGGCGGAGGGCCAGGGCCTGGCCAGGCCGGGTGGCTGGAAGGGGGCCGGACAGGGGGTGCCGGAGGGCGCGGGGGCGAGGGTCCCGGGGGCAGCACGGCCTACGTGGTGTGCGGGGTCATCAGCTTTGCCCTGGCCGTGGGCGTCGGTGCCAAAGTGGCCTTCAGCAAGGCGTCGCGCGCGCCCAGGGCGCACCGGGAAATCAACGTGCCCAG GGCTCTGGTGGACATTCTGAGGCATCAGGCAGGGCCTGGGACCCGCCCGGACCGGGCCCGAAGCAGCTCCCTGACGCCTGGGTTAGGGGGTTCTGACAGCATGCCCCCTAGGACGCCCAAGAACCTCTACAATCCCGTGAAGCCCTCCAATCTAG ACTGGCGGGCCATGCCACCACCCAGCCCCTCCTTGCACTACTCCACGCTGTCCTGCTCTCGGTCCTTCCACAACCTTTCGCATCTGCCCCCATCCTATGAGGCTGCCGTGAAATCTGAACTGAACCGCTACTCCTCCCTCAAGAGGCTGG CCGAGAAAGATCTGGACGAGGCCTACCTGAAGCGCCGGCACCTGGAGATGCCCCGCGGGACGCTGCCCCTGCACGCACTGCGGCGACCTGGCACCGGGGGCGGCTACCGCATGGATGGCTGGGGTGGCCCAGAGGAGCTGGGCCTGGCACCTGCGCCCAACCCGCGGCGGGTCATGTCCCAGGAGCACCTGCTGGGCGATGGCCGGGCCTCGCGCTATGAGTTTACGCTGCCTCGTGCTCGCCTGGTGTCGCAGGAACACCTGCTCCTGTCCTCACCCGAGGTCCTGCGCCAGAGCCGAGAGCACCTGCTGTCGCCTCCGCGCAGCCCCGCGCTGCCCCCTGAGCCCACCACCCGGGCAGGCCTGGCCGCCTCGCACTCCAACCTGCTGCTGGGGCCTGGGGGGCCCCCCACGCCGCTGCATGGGATGCCACCATCGGGCCTGCACGCCCACCACCACCACGCCCTGCATGGCTCGCCTCAGCCCGCCTGGATGTCTGATGCGGGCGGGGGTGGAGGCACGCTGGCCCGCAGGCCGCCCTTTCAGCGCCAGGGCACCCTGGAGCAGCTGCAGTTCATCCCTGGCCACCACCTGCCCCAGCACTTGCGCACTGCCAGCAAGAATGAGGTGACTGTCTGA